Proteins from one Coturnix japonica isolate 7356 chromosome 5, Coturnix japonica 2.1, whole genome shotgun sequence genomic window:
- the LOC107315137 gene encoding uncharacterized protein LOC107315137 isoform X1 has translation MAATHGLFSFSPASHAVRRGPAAQGAGGAACENELAFYVLWALQEPPRRLSSQSSKMGYQAWLPLPLPRQLVVFSLGDWSCYSPDTSITVDVLVAPGIGVQQLGTLGPACRSLVWEGDWRTDVFKASLKETHESNPVKLVLTVHGQLLRGVSSSTPAHSFLVPEATQSPVLPAADRPLDQDVEDPSAVKGQNSEMIARASWPVRKDFHTPLRSLVVPYALKPAPHEVEPSDNWKESPVCPKKPRKILFEPRESERELDVEDLAVEELQGSPSPRWCHAMCLSDLGTAVLVGGEGADQQPCKDALWKLEIDSNFWFPVSLQEQNTMPSCLRGHTATYDPDTKRIYIFGGIKEDEDYSGIYILDTVTWKWLLVDAKGRIPSLTYHSATIYHKELFVFGGAFPKVAPMAVGPCSNILYVFNPEHEIWYQPISEGEKPLPRLGHSATLLKNKLLIFGGRRSCLYLSDMHVLDLGFMEYTPVALCGQPSARCFHAALAVSDWKVLISGGCSAEGALQDAFVFHLDTLSWSTVIHPDLCSVPRAGHTLLDLTPAHTTDVDKENKNKHNLHTVLVFGGSDCAGTFYNITKKIQLDLG, from the exons ATGGCGGCCACCCACggcctcttttctttctcccctgcCAGCCATGCTGTCCGCCGCGGCCCCGCTGCCCAGGGAGCGGGCGGTGCCGCCTGCGAGAATGAGCTCGCCTTCTACGTGCTGTGGGCGCTGCAGGAGCCGCCGCGGCGGCTGAGCAG CCAGTCCAGCAAGATGGGCTACCAGGCCTGGCTGCCCCTGCCGCTGCCCAGGCAGCTGGTGGTGTTCAGCCTGGGGGACTGGAGCTGCTACTCCCCAGACACCAGCATCACAGTGGACGTGTTGGTGGCACCAGGCATCGGGGTGCAGCAGCTCGGCACACTGGGGCCTGCCTGCAG GTCGCTGGTGTGGGAAGGTGACTGGAGGACAGATGTTTTCAAGGCCTCATTGAAAGAAACACATGAAAGCAACCCTGTGAAGCTTGTCCTGACTGTCCATGGACAG CTGCTCCGTGGAGTCTCCAGCAGTACGCCTGCCCACTCATTTCTGGTCCCAGAGGCCACCCAGTCCCcagtgcttcctgctgctgataGGCCCCTTGATCAGGATGTGGAGGATCCTTCTGCT GTTAAGGGTCAGAACTCTGAGATGATTGCAAGAGCTTCCTGGCCTGTCAGGAAGGACTTCCACACACCACTAAGGAGCCTAGTGGTACCCTATGCCCTGAAGCCAGCACCTCATGAGGTGGAGCCCAGTGACAACTGGAAGGAGAGCCCTGTCTGCCCCAAGAAGCCCAGAAAAATTTTATTTGAACCCAGAGAATCTGAGAGAGAGCTCGATGTAGAAG atCTGGCAGTGGAGGAGTTGCAAG gcagccccagcccacgGTGGTGCCATGCCATGTGCCTCAGCGACCTGGGAACAGCTGTTCTGGTTGGCGGAGAAGGTGCTGATCAGCAGCCCTGCAAGGATGCTCTTTGGAAACTGGAAATTG ACAGCAATTTCTGGTTTCCAGTGAGTCTCCAGGAACAAAATACTATGCCATCATGCTTACGTGGCCACACAGCTACCTATGACCCAGACACCAAGCGAATCTATATTTTTGGGGGCATTAAGGAGGATGAAGACTACAGTGGCATTTACATTCTGGACACAGTCACCTGGAAATGGCTTCTTGTGGAT GCTAAAGGAAGAATACCATCGCTGACCTACCACAGTGCAACTATCTATCACAAGGAGCTCTTTGTTTTTGGAGGGGCTTTCCCCAAAGTGGCACCAATGGCAGTTGGACCCTGCAGCAACATACTCTACGTCTTCAATCCAGAACATGAAATTTGGTACCAGCCCATCTCAGAAGGGGAGAAGCCTCTGCCTAGGCTTGG gCATTCAGCTACTCTACTGAAGAACAAGCTGTTGATCTTTGGGGGTCGGAGGTCTTGTCTCTACCTCAGTGACATGCACGTCTTGGATCTGG GTTTCATGGAATATACCCCAGTTGCACTCTGTGGACAGCCTTCTGCACGTTG TTTTCATGCAGCTCTGGCTGTGTCAGACTGGAAAGTTTTGATCAGTggaggctgcagtgctgagggagcCCTGCAGGATGCCTTTGTTTTTCACCTAG ATACTCTTTCATGGAGCACAGTGATCCACCCtgacctctgctctgtgccacgAGCTGGCCACACATTGCTTGATCTAACTCCTGCCCACACAACTGATGTCGACAAGGAGAACAAGAATAAGCATaacctgcacacagtgctggtCTTTGGGGGCTCCGACTGTGCCGGGACTTTTTACAACATCACAAAGAAGATTCAGCTGGACCTAGGATAA
- the LOC107315137 gene encoding rab9 effector protein with kelch motifs-like isoform X2, translated as MGYQAWLPLPLPRQLVVFSLGDWSCYSPDTSITVDVLVAPGIGVQQLGTLGPACRSLVWEGDWRTDVFKASLKETHESNPVKLVLTVHGQLLRGVSSSTPAHSFLVPEATQSPVLPAADRPLDQDVEDPSAVKGQNSEMIARASWPVRKDFHTPLRSLVVPYALKPAPHEVEPSDNWKESPVCPKKPRKILFEPRESERELDVEDLAVEELQGSPSPRWCHAMCLSDLGTAVLVGGEGADQQPCKDALWKLEIDSNFWFPVSLQEQNTMPSCLRGHTATYDPDTKRIYIFGGIKEDEDYSGIYILDTVTWKWLLVDAKGRIPSLTYHSATIYHKELFVFGGAFPKVAPMAVGPCSNILYVFNPEHEIWYQPISEGEKPLPRLGHSATLLKNKLLIFGGRRSCLYLSDMHVLDLGFMEYTPVALCGQPSARCFHAALAVSDWKVLISGGCSAEGALQDAFVFHLDTLSWSTVIHPDLCSVPRAGHTLLDLTPAHTTDVDKENKNKHNLHTVLVFGGSDCAGTFYNITKKIQLDLG; from the exons ATGGGCTACCAGGCCTGGCTGCCCCTGCCGCTGCCCAGGCAGCTGGTGGTGTTCAGCCTGGGGGACTGGAGCTGCTACTCCCCAGACACCAGCATCACAGTGGACGTGTTGGTGGCACCAGGCATCGGGGTGCAGCAGCTCGGCACACTGGGGCCTGCCTGCAG GTCGCTGGTGTGGGAAGGTGACTGGAGGACAGATGTTTTCAAGGCCTCATTGAAAGAAACACATGAAAGCAACCCTGTGAAGCTTGTCCTGACTGTCCATGGACAG CTGCTCCGTGGAGTCTCCAGCAGTACGCCTGCCCACTCATTTCTGGTCCCAGAGGCCACCCAGTCCCcagtgcttcctgctgctgataGGCCCCTTGATCAGGATGTGGAGGATCCTTCTGCT GTTAAGGGTCAGAACTCTGAGATGATTGCAAGAGCTTCCTGGCCTGTCAGGAAGGACTTCCACACACCACTAAGGAGCCTAGTGGTACCCTATGCCCTGAAGCCAGCACCTCATGAGGTGGAGCCCAGTGACAACTGGAAGGAGAGCCCTGTCTGCCCCAAGAAGCCCAGAAAAATTTTATTTGAACCCAGAGAATCTGAGAGAGAGCTCGATGTAGAAG atCTGGCAGTGGAGGAGTTGCAAG gcagccccagcccacgGTGGTGCCATGCCATGTGCCTCAGCGACCTGGGAACAGCTGTTCTGGTTGGCGGAGAAGGTGCTGATCAGCAGCCCTGCAAGGATGCTCTTTGGAAACTGGAAATTG ACAGCAATTTCTGGTTTCCAGTGAGTCTCCAGGAACAAAATACTATGCCATCATGCTTACGTGGCCACACAGCTACCTATGACCCAGACACCAAGCGAATCTATATTTTTGGGGGCATTAAGGAGGATGAAGACTACAGTGGCATTTACATTCTGGACACAGTCACCTGGAAATGGCTTCTTGTGGAT GCTAAAGGAAGAATACCATCGCTGACCTACCACAGTGCAACTATCTATCACAAGGAGCTCTTTGTTTTTGGAGGGGCTTTCCCCAAAGTGGCACCAATGGCAGTTGGACCCTGCAGCAACATACTCTACGTCTTCAATCCAGAACATGAAATTTGGTACCAGCCCATCTCAGAAGGGGAGAAGCCTCTGCCTAGGCTTGG gCATTCAGCTACTCTACTGAAGAACAAGCTGTTGATCTTTGGGGGTCGGAGGTCTTGTCTCTACCTCAGTGACATGCACGTCTTGGATCTGG GTTTCATGGAATATACCCCAGTTGCACTCTGTGGACAGCCTTCTGCACGTTG TTTTCATGCAGCTCTGGCTGTGTCAGACTGGAAAGTTTTGATCAGTggaggctgcagtgctgagggagcCCTGCAGGATGCCTTTGTTTTTCACCTAG ATACTCTTTCATGGAGCACAGTGATCCACCCtgacctctgctctgtgccacgAGCTGGCCACACATTGCTTGATCTAACTCCTGCCCACACAACTGATGTCGACAAGGAGAACAAGAATAAGCATaacctgcacacagtgctggtCTTTGGGGGCTCCGACTGTGCCGGGACTTTTTACAACATCACAAAGAAGATTCAGCTGGACCTAGGATAA